A genomic stretch from Cyanobacteria bacterium QS_8_64_29 includes:
- the rpsB gene encoding 30S ribosomal protein S2, whose translation MPVVSLQELLESGVHFGHQTRRWHPKMAPYIYTSRNGIHIIDLVQTAQYMEEAYEYVRQAASNDTKFLFVGTKRQAAGIIAQEAERCGAFYVNQRWLGGMLTNWETIRTRVERLKELERLEESGNLERRPKKEAAVLRRELFKLQKYLGGIKLMRRLPDAVILVDQKREHNAVNECRRLGIPIVSLLDTNCDPELSDLPIPANDDAIRSIRLILGRLADAIYEGRHGQSVSSEEYAAFAQGMGEAEASPPPEESEQAQAQESVPAGGAEA comes from the coding sequence ATGCCAGTCGTTTCGCTACAAGAATTACTCGAATCGGGCGTTCATTTTGGGCACCAGACGCGCCGCTGGCACCCCAAGATGGCGCCCTACATCTACACCTCCCGCAACGGGATCCACATCATCGATCTGGTGCAGACAGCCCAGTACATGGAAGAGGCGTACGAGTACGTTCGCCAAGCCGCCAGCAATGACACCAAATTCCTGTTTGTGGGCACCAAGCGGCAGGCAGCCGGCATTATTGCCCAAGAAGCCGAACGTTGCGGTGCCTTCTACGTCAACCAGCGTTGGTTGGGCGGCATGCTCACCAACTGGGAAACCATTCGCACCCGCGTCGAGCGCCTCAAAGAACTCGAGCGCTTGGAAGAAAGCGGCAACCTGGAGCGGCGGCCGAAGAAAGAAGCAGCCGTGCTGCGGCGCGAGCTTTTCAAGTTGCAAAAGTATCTAGGCGGCATCAAACTAATGCGCCGCCTGCCCGATGCCGTCATCCTGGTCGATCAAAAGCGCGAGCACAATGCCGTTAACGAATGCCGCCGGTTGGGCATTCCCATCGTTTCGCTGCTGGATACCAACTGCGATCCGGAGCTAAGCGATCTGCCCATTCCGGCCAACGATGATGCCATTCGCTCCATCCGCTTGATCCTGGGGCGGCTGGCCGATGCCATCTACGAGGGGCGCCACGGCCAATCGGTCAGCAGCGAGGAGTACGCCGCATTCGCTCAGGGCATGGGCGAGGCCGAGGCAAGCCCACCCCCCGAGGAGAGCGAGCAGGCGCAAGCACAGGAAAGCGTCCCGGCCGGCGGCGCGGAAGCCTGA